The Streptomyces tubercidicus DNA segment ATGACGACATCGCCGGAGGCCATCAGCACGCGGGTAGTGTTCAGGCCGACCTTGTAGATGGACTTGACGTCCTTCTCGGTCGCGGCGAGGTCGGTCAGCATGGTGCCGACGATCGCTTCCAGGTCGGCGGCCGCCGTGGCGAGCTCGCCACGGGCCTGCGCCAGCTCTTCGCCGCCGGTGTTGTCGGCGAGGAACTTCTTGATCTCCTCGGAGAGGGCGGTGAGCGCCTGGCCCTGGTCACGGACGATCTTCCGGAAGAAGAAGTCCTGGCCCTGGATCGCGGTGGTGCCCTCGTAGAGGGTGTCGATCTTGGCGTCCCGGATGTACTGCTCGATCGGGTATTCCTGCAGGTAGCCGGAGCCGCCGAAGGTCTGCAGCGACTGGGCCAGCTGCTCGTAGGACTTCTCCGAGCCGTAGCCCTTGACGATCGGCAGCAGCAGGTCGTTGAGACGGATCGCGGCGCTCGCGTCCTCGCCCGCGGCCTCCTTGATGATGATCTCGTCCTGGACCGTGGCGGTGTAGAGCACCAGGGCGCGCATGCCCTCGGCGTACGCCTTCTGCGTCATCAGGGACCGGCGCACATCGGGGTGGTGGGTGATCGTGACGCGCGGCGCGGTCTTGTCCGTGAAGGCCGCCAGGTCCGGGCCCTGCACGCGCTCCTTGGCGTACTCCAGCGCGTTGAGGTAGCCGGTGGAGAGGGTGGCGATGGCCTTCGTGCCGACCATCATCCGGGCGAACTCGATGATCTTGAACATCTGGCGGATGCCGTCGTGCTTCTCGCCGAGCAGCCAGCCCTTGGCCGGGTGGTTGGCGCCGAACGTCATCTCGCAGGTGTTGGACGCCTTGAGGCCCATCTTGTGCTCGACGTTGGTGGCGTAGGCGCCGTTGCGCTCGCCCAGCTCGCCGGTCTCCCAGTCGAAGTCGTACTTCGGCACGATGAACAGCGACAGGCCCTTGGTGCCCGGACCGGCGCCCTCGGGGCGGGCCAGGACGAAGTGCACGATGTTCTCGGACATGTCGTGCTCACCGGAGGTGATGAAGCGCTTGACGCCCTCGATGTGCCAGGAGCCGTCCGCCTGCTGCACGGCCTTGGTGCGGCCGGCGCCGACATCCGAACCGGCGTCCGGCTCGGTGAGCACCATCGTGGAGCCCCACTGCTTGTCCACCATCAGCTGGGCTATGCGGTGCTGCTCCTCGGTGCCCTCCTCCTGGAGGACGCCGGCGAAGGCGGGGCCGGACGCGTACATCCACACGGCCGGGTTGGCGCCCAGGATTGTCTCGGCGAAGCCCCAGAGCAGGGAGCGCGGCGCGGTGGTGCCGCCGATCTCCTCCGGGATACCCAGACGCCACCACTCGGCGTCCATGTACGCCTGGTAGCTCTTCTTGAAGGTGTCAGGAATCGGCGCGGTGTTGGTGTCCGGGTCGAAGACCGGGGGGTTCCGGTCGGCGTCGGCGAAGGACTCCGCCAGCTCGTTCTCGGACAGCCGGGCGATCTCGGACAGGACGCTCTTGGCGGTGTCGACATCCATCTCCGCGAACGGTCCGGTGCCGTACACGCTGTCCCGGCCGAGCACCTCGAAGAGGTTGAACTCGATGTCGCGGAGATTCGACTTGTAGTGCCCCATGGATACGGCTCCGTAAGGGTTCGGGAGGGAGGACCTCAAACGCAATTACCAGCAAGTAGCAAGTGCCTACGATGATGCTACCCACCGGTAATAAGAATCAACCCCTACCGCCCATCTGTGACGAGCGTCCCCCGGCGAATCGCCGACTCAGTACGCTGTGGCCCATGTACGGCTATGACCAGAACGCGGGTGCCGGGCAGCAGCAGTACGGAGCGCCGCCGCCCCCGCCGCAGCAACCGGCCCCCGGGGGTTACGGCGAGCAGCCGCTGTATCCCGAGCCGTCCCCGCCCTCCCTCGCCGACGCGGTGCGCGCCTTCACCACCGGCTCGATGTCGGCCGAGGACTTCCAGGGCATCTTCTCCACGTCCAAGATCTACTGCCCGCGCGGTGACAACCCCGGCTTCCTGGCGCTGCACAACACCCAGCAGCCGGTGATCCCGATGTTCACCTCGCTCAAGGAGCTGCGGCGGTACGCGGGCAAGGAGTCCAAGTACTTCGTGATCACCGGCGCCGAGGTGCTCGACCTGCTGCCGACCGGCTATGGCTTCGTCCTCGACATGGAGGGCGACCACCGGATGGTCTTCGACGCGAAGGCCGTGGAGCAGATGGTCGACTTCGCGATGCGGCGGATGTACGGCTAGCCGTCCCGGTGTGCAGCGGGCGGACGGCCGCTGCCGAGGCTGAGTCGAGGGCCGGTCCCCTGGAGGGGGCCGGCCCTCGTTGTGTCGAGGCGCGCACTCGGGGTCCCGGGTCCCCTTTGACCTGGGTGAATGTGGGTGGGAATACCGTGGGCCTTGCGGGTTGTTCACCATTCAACTAAGTTGAGGCAACGACCGAGGAGGCCGCCATGCCCGCTGTGACCGTAGAGAATCCGCTGACCCTGCCGCGTGTGGCGGCGCCCGTCGCG contains these protein-coding regions:
- a CDS encoding acyl-CoA dehydrogenase; its protein translation is MGHYKSNLRDIEFNLFEVLGRDSVYGTGPFAEMDVDTAKSVLSEIARLSENELAESFADADRNPPVFDPDTNTAPIPDTFKKSYQAYMDAEWWRLGIPEEIGGTTAPRSLLWGFAETILGANPAVWMYASGPAFAGVLQEEGTEEQHRIAQLMVDKQWGSTMVLTEPDAGSDVGAGRTKAVQQADGSWHIEGVKRFITSGEHDMSENIVHFVLARPEGAGPGTKGLSLFIVPKYDFDWETGELGERNGAYATNVEHKMGLKASNTCEMTFGANHPAKGWLLGEKHDGIRQMFKIIEFARMMVGTKAIATLSTGYLNALEYAKERVQGPDLAAFTDKTAPRVTITHHPDVRRSLMTQKAYAEGMRALVLYTATVQDEIIIKEAAGEDASAAIRLNDLLLPIVKGYGSEKSYEQLAQSLQTFGGSGYLQEYPIEQYIRDAKIDTLYEGTTAIQGQDFFFRKIVRDQGQALTALSEEIKKFLADNTGGEELAQARGELATAAADLEAIVGTMLTDLAATEKDVKSIYKVGLNTTRVLMASGDVVIGYLLLKGAAVAAEKLAGASTKDKPFYTGKIAAAKFFAHHVLPGVSVERGLAESVDQSLMELDEAAF
- a CDS encoding SseB family protein, encoding MYGYDQNAGAGQQQYGAPPPPPQQPAPGGYGEQPLYPEPSPPSLADAVRAFTTGSMSAEDFQGIFSTSKIYCPRGDNPGFLALHNTQQPVIPMFTSLKELRRYAGKESKYFVITGAEVLDLLPTGYGFVLDMEGDHRMVFDAKAVEQMVDFAMRRMYG